A single region of the Gossypium arboreum isolate Shixiya-1 chromosome 12, ASM2569848v2, whole genome shotgun sequence genome encodes:
- the LOC108479315 gene encoding uncharacterized protein LOC108479315, whose protein sequence is MLQLLSPTISYPSPLFHLTSHPFPPKPHFCSTHRLSFYLPPKMASFSGFLAKSQMGMTAGGGGGDGANGFSSLMDYVGKGGLDVGDDLLVLLYHIQFACKRIAALVASPFNSALGKHSALTGATSGAAASDRDKPKPLDIVANEIILSSLRNSGKVSVMASEEDDAPIWINDDGPFVVVLDPLDGSRNIDASIPTGTIFGVYNRLTELDNQPTEEKALLNLLQSGTKLVAAGYVLYSSATILCASFGSGTHAFTLDHSTGDFILTHPSIRIPPRGQIYSVNDARYFDWPEGLRQYIDTVRQGKGKFPKKYSARYICSLVADFHRTVLYGGIAMNPRDHLRLVYEANPLSYLAEQAGGKGSDGKSRILSIQPVKLHQRLPLFLGSLEDIDELESYGDVQQKVNPGYEV, encoded by the exons ATGCTACAATTATTGTCTCCCACCATCTCCTATCCATCTCCACTTTTCCATCTAACTTCCCATCCTTTCCCTCCAAAACCCCACTTCTGTTCTACCCACAGGTTGAGCTTTTACCTCCCACcaaaaatggcttctttttctgGGTTTTTGGCTAAGTCTCAGATGGGCATGACtgctggtggtggtggtggtgatggTGCAAATGGGTTCTCTTCACTGATGGACTATGTTGGGAAAGGAGGACTAGATGTAGGAGATGATTTACTTGTTTTGCTTTATCATATACAGTTTGCTTGCAAGAGAATTGCTGCTCTTGTGGCTTCTCCCTTTAATTCTGCTCTCGGGAAACATTCAGCTCTCACTGGTGCCACATCCGGGGCCGCTGCTTCTGATAGGGATAAGCCAAAGCCGCTTGATATTGTGGCA AATGAAATCATATTGTCATCTCTTAGAAATTCAGGAAAAGTTTCAGTGATGGCTTCAGAAGAAGATGATGCTCCAATTTGGATCAATGATGATGGTCCCTTTGTGGTTGTATTGGATCCTCTTGATGGTTCTCGAAATATAGATGCTTCTATTCCCACTGGAACGATCTTTGGGGTATATAACCGGCTCACAGAGCTAGATAATCAACCGACGGAAGAGAAGGCATTGCTGAATTTACTACAGAGCGGAACAAAGCTTGTAGCTGCTGGCTATGTCCTCTATTCATCTGCCACAATCCTATGTGCTAGCTTTGGCTCAGGAACACATGCATTTACCTTAGATCATTCAACGGGAGACTTTATTCTCACACATCCAAGCATTAGAATTCCGCCTCGAG GTCAAATATATTCTGTCAATGATGCAAGGTATTTCGATTGGCCTGAAGGTCTAAGGCAATACATTGATACAGTAAGACAAGGCAAAGGCAAATTCCCTAAGAAATATTCAGCTCGGTATATATGTTCGTTGGTTGCTGATTTCCATAGGACCGTGTTGTACGGTGGAATAGCAATGAATCCAAGGGACCATCTGCGGCTGGTTTACGAGGCAAACCCTCTAAGTTATCTTGCAGAGCAAGCTGGAGGCAAAGGTTCGGATGGTAAAAGTAGGATACTTTCGATCCAACCGGTGAAACTGCATCAAAGATTGCCTCTGTTTTTGGGTAGCTTGGAAGATATAGATGAGTTGGAAAGTTATGGAGATGTTCAACAGAAAGTAAACCCTGGGTATGAAGTTTAA
- the LOC108479316 gene encoding GATA transcription factor 28-like isoform X2, producing MQRNIDEEEDDDVPVGAGGGGEESVDNPQIGFQENGAVVAVMNNGMDEASHAHVYGQGSDSTSAPGNGGADQLTLSFQGEVYVFDSVSPDKVQAVLLLLGGYEIPSGIPAMGTVSVTQRGLNDFPGRSIQPQRAASLNRFREKRKERCFEKKIRYTVRKEVALRMQRKKGQFTSSKAISEEVASASSGWSGTPGSGQDENMQEVLCTHCGISSKRTPMMRRGPAGPRTLCNACGLKWANKGVLRDLSKVSTVVIPDPTVKTAEQSDAEANESEAVTVTTDVVSSSNGDNSTVTAER from the exons ATGCAACGGAACATTGACGAAGAAGAAGACGATGACGTTCCAGTTGGAGCCGGAGGAGGAGGGGAAGAGTCCGTGGATAACCCTCAGATTGGATTTCAAGAAAACGGTGCCGTTGTTGCGGTTATGAATAATGGCATGGACGAAGCTTCTCATGCCCACGTTTATGGTCAAGGATCTGATTCAACCTCTGCTCCTGGTAATGGTGGCGCTGATCAGCTCACCCTATCGTTTCAAGGGGAGGTTTATGTATTTGATTCCGTTTCTCCTGACAAG GTACAGGCGGTGTTGTTACTTCTAGGTGGATATGAAATCCCTTCAGGCATTCCTGCAATGGGGACAGTCTCTGTTACTCAAAGG GGCTTGAATGACTTTCCTGGGAGGTCAATTCAGCCACAGAGAGCTGCTTCTTTAAACCGGTTCCGGGAGAAGAGAAAAGAGCGGTGCTTTGAGAAGAAAATCCGCTATACCGTGCGGAAAGAAGTGGCCCTCAG GATGCAACGTAAGAAGGGTCAATTCACATCATCCAAGGCAATTTCTGAAGAAGTAGCCTCAGCCTCTTCAGGATGGAGCGGAACACCAGGTTCTGGGCAAGATGAGAACATGCAAGAAGTTTT ATGTACACACTGTGGAATCAGCTCTAAGAGAACTCCTATGATGCGTCGTGGACCTGCTGGTCCAAGGACACTTTGCAATGCATGTGGACTCAAGTGGGCAAATAAG GGTGTTTTGAGAGACCTTTCAAAGGTTTCTACAGTAGTAATCCCGGATCCAACTGTAAAGACTGCTGAGCAG AGTGATGCTGAAGCTAACGAGTCAGAGGCTGTAACTGTAACTACAGATGTTGTATCTTCGTCTAATGGAGATAACTCCACTGTTACTGCTGAAAGATGA
- the LOC108479316 gene encoding GATA transcription factor 24-like isoform X3, whose translation MANSNHQPTSMYGSGAANMQRNIDEEEDDDVPVGAGGGGEESVDNPQIGFQENGAVVAVMNNGMDEASHAHVYGQGSDSTSAPGNGGADQLTLSFQGEVYVFDSVSPDKVQAVLLLLGGYEIPSGIPAMGTVSVTQRGLNDFPGRSIQPQRAASLNRFREKRKERCFEKKIRYTVRKEVALRMQRKKGQFTSSKAISEEVASASSGWSGTPGSGQDENMQEVLCTHCGISSKRTPMMRRGPAGPRTLCNACGLKWANKGVLRDLSKVSTVVIPDPTVKTAEQVLLTQKNK comes from the exons ATGGCGAATTCGAATCACCAGCCAACATCAATGTACGGTTCAGGTGCAGCGAACATGCAACGGAACATTGACGAAGAAGAAGACGATGACGTTCCAGTTGGAGCCGGAGGAGGAGGGGAAGAGTCCGTGGATAACCCTCAGATTGGATTTCAAGAAAACGGTGCCGTTGTTGCGGTTATGAATAATGGCATGGACGAAGCTTCTCATGCCCACGTTTATGGTCAAGGATCTGATTCAACCTCTGCTCCTGGTAATGGTGGCGCTGATCAGCTCACCCTATCGTTTCAAGGGGAGGTTTATGTATTTGATTCCGTTTCTCCTGACAAG GTACAGGCGGTGTTGTTACTTCTAGGTGGATATGAAATCCCTTCAGGCATTCCTGCAATGGGGACAGTCTCTGTTACTCAAAGG GGCTTGAATGACTTTCCTGGGAGGTCAATTCAGCCACAGAGAGCTGCTTCTTTAAACCGGTTCCGGGAGAAGAGAAAAGAGCGGTGCTTTGAGAAGAAAATCCGCTATACCGTGCGGAAAGAAGTGGCCCTCAG GATGCAACGTAAGAAGGGTCAATTCACATCATCCAAGGCAATTTCTGAAGAAGTAGCCTCAGCCTCTTCAGGATGGAGCGGAACACCAGGTTCTGGGCAAGATGAGAACATGCAAGAAGTTTT ATGTACACACTGTGGAATCAGCTCTAAGAGAACTCCTATGATGCGTCGTGGACCTGCTGGTCCAAGGACACTTTGCAATGCATGTGGACTCAAGTGGGCAAATAAG GGTGTTTTGAGAGACCTTTCAAAGGTTTCTACAGTAGTAATCCCGGATCCAACTGTAAAGACTGCTGAGCAGGTTTTGCTAACTCAGAAAAACA AGTGA
- the LOC108479316 gene encoding GATA transcription factor 24-like isoform X1, giving the protein MANSNHQPTSMYGSGAANMQRNIDEEEDDDVPVGAGGGGEESVDNPQIGFQENGAVVAVMNNGMDEASHAHVYGQGSDSTSAPGNGGADQLTLSFQGEVYVFDSVSPDKVQAVLLLLGGYEIPSGIPAMGTVSVTQRGLNDFPGRSIQPQRAASLNRFREKRKERCFEKKIRYTVRKEVALRMQRKKGQFTSSKAISEEVASASSGWSGTPGSGQDENMQEVLCTHCGISSKRTPMMRRGPAGPRTLCNACGLKWANKGVLRDLSKVSTVVIPDPTVKTAEQSDAEANESEAVTVTTDVVSSSNGDNSTVTAER; this is encoded by the exons ATGGCGAATTCGAATCACCAGCCAACATCAATGTACGGTTCAGGTGCAGCGAACATGCAACGGAACATTGACGAAGAAGAAGACGATGACGTTCCAGTTGGAGCCGGAGGAGGAGGGGAAGAGTCCGTGGATAACCCTCAGATTGGATTTCAAGAAAACGGTGCCGTTGTTGCGGTTATGAATAATGGCATGGACGAAGCTTCTCATGCCCACGTTTATGGTCAAGGATCTGATTCAACCTCTGCTCCTGGTAATGGTGGCGCTGATCAGCTCACCCTATCGTTTCAAGGGGAGGTTTATGTATTTGATTCCGTTTCTCCTGACAAG GTACAGGCGGTGTTGTTACTTCTAGGTGGATATGAAATCCCTTCAGGCATTCCTGCAATGGGGACAGTCTCTGTTACTCAAAGG GGCTTGAATGACTTTCCTGGGAGGTCAATTCAGCCACAGAGAGCTGCTTCTTTAAACCGGTTCCGGGAGAAGAGAAAAGAGCGGTGCTTTGAGAAGAAAATCCGCTATACCGTGCGGAAAGAAGTGGCCCTCAG GATGCAACGTAAGAAGGGTCAATTCACATCATCCAAGGCAATTTCTGAAGAAGTAGCCTCAGCCTCTTCAGGATGGAGCGGAACACCAGGTTCTGGGCAAGATGAGAACATGCAAGAAGTTTT ATGTACACACTGTGGAATCAGCTCTAAGAGAACTCCTATGATGCGTCGTGGACCTGCTGGTCCAAGGACACTTTGCAATGCATGTGGACTCAAGTGGGCAAATAAG GGTGTTTTGAGAGACCTTTCAAAGGTTTCTACAGTAGTAATCCCGGATCCAACTGTAAAGACTGCTGAGCAG AGTGATGCTGAAGCTAACGAGTCAGAGGCTGTAACTGTAACTACAGATGTTGTATCTTCGTCTAATGGAGATAACTCCACTGTTACTGCTGAAAGATGA